One stretch of [Limnothrix rosea] IAM M-220 DNA includes these proteins:
- a CDS encoding TIGR03643 family protein: MDIKNLDSATIDRVIEMAWEDRTTFDAIEMQFGFKEQETIEIMRRYMKRSSFKMWRKRVTGRKTKHAKKRPFIEGRFRCPDQK, from the coding sequence ATGGATATCAAGAATTTAGACAGTGCAACCATTGACCGAGTGATTGAAATGGCGTGGGAAGACCGCACTACCTTTGACGCTATTGAAATGCAATTTGGTTTTAAAGAACAAGAAACCATTGAAATCATGCGTCGCTACATGAAGCGCTCTAGTTTCAAAATGTGGCGTAAAAGAGTCACGGGTCGCAAAACGAAGCATGCGAAAAAACGTCCTTTTATCGAAGGTCGCTTCCGTTGTCCTGATCAAAAATAA
- the ylqF gene encoding ribosome biogenesis GTPase YlqF has product MPQPIQWYPGHIAKAERQLKEQLNRVDVVLEVLDARIPFASHHPQFDEWVQDKPRVIVVNRRDMIPSETLTQWRDWYQEQKLQPVFTDARQGKGVKGVIKAAQIAGKAMNDRRISRGMKPRPVRAVVMGLPNVGKSALINRLVGKKVVASARKAGITKQLRWVRISDQIEMLDAPGVIPWKLDDQANAVKLAICEDIGAASYDNELVAQALVEHLVALNFGQVLGDRYDLDPTEMSGEDYIIALGEHRFQGDKERGAVTLLNDFRKGNLGPIPLELPT; this is encoded by the coding sequence ATGCCCCAGCCGATCCAGTGGTATCCCGGACATATCGCCAAAGCCGAACGCCAACTCAAAGAACAACTCAATCGCGTTGATGTGGTCTTAGAAGTACTCGATGCCCGCATCCCCTTTGCGTCCCACCACCCCCAATTTGACGAATGGGTGCAAGACAAACCGAGGGTAATTGTAGTTAACCGTCGAGATATGATTCCCAGCGAAACCCTCACCCAATGGCGAGATTGGTATCAAGAGCAAAAACTCCAACCTGTCTTTACCGATGCGCGTCAAGGCAAAGGCGTAAAAGGCGTGATTAAAGCCGCCCAAATTGCGGGTAAAGCCATGAACGATCGCCGGATTTCCCGCGGCATGAAACCCCGTCCCGTTAGAGCCGTGGTGATGGGATTACCAAACGTCGGCAAATCAGCCCTGATTAATCGTCTCGTCGGCAAAAAAGTCGTAGCTAGTGCCCGTAAAGCCGGGATTACCAAGCAATTACGCTGGGTAAGAATTTCTGATCAGATCGAAATGCTCGATGCGCCCGGTGTGATTCCGTGGAAACTAGACGACCAAGCTAATGCCGTAAAACTCGCCATTTGCGAAGATATTGGCGCAGCATCCTACGACAATGAATTGGTCGCCCAAGCCCTCGTAGAACATTTAGTAGCGCTAAATTTTGGACAAGTCTTAGGCGATCGCTACGATCTTGACCCCACAGAAATGTCTGGCGAAGACTACATCATTGCCCTAGGAGAACATCGCTTTCAGGGCGACAAAGAGCGCGGCGCAGTCACCTTACTAAACGACTTTCGTAAAGGTAACCTAGGCCCGATTCCATTAGAGTTACCCACTTGA
- a CDS encoding PQQ-dependent sugar dehydrogenase, translating to MDNHQHSHNSDHNSDHNNSSGEFIDTQVAGGLVLPTDMAFLPDGRMLVIEKSGLIKIFEDPTVPNSNTEIYMDLSDQVFDDKERGLLAIELDPNFETNGHFYLFYTNSDESRTTVSRFQHVENSGGVSSRGEIGNETVLWQEHDIVSSCCHQGGGLAIAYEPIDGNDPSPYKIYITVGEEFDGPKSQDLTHDDGKVHRINLTDGSIPADNPYYEAATAGSYTPEIDTSSAANSAGILQTIYSYGLRNPFRASYDQESETLFIGEVGGNNNRTAQEDIHIAAPGANHGWPAYEGFFNPTNDPGNPLHSYPHLNGPGQGAVPYFGANGASVTGGLVYRGTDFPEEYQGAYFYGDWVRNWIRYLELDYSGDRPVVVQDNFFKNATGQVLAFEEGPDGALYYITTFQTGNIFTFQGAVNRLDWSQGNSAPAGAGIILTPEELESPVVNHTVTFEADVIDPDGDALSYLWSFGDGIDFDGDGVGDTATSTDPNPTYTYTEKGQYTVELVVTDENGAATVFDSKTIIVGQRPEVTIATPLEGGLFRAGETLTFTGSAIDPEDGVLSDDNVVWSAIFLHNEHTHPGISGVPNQTGGVTFTIEDFGHDYSSDTGYEVFLTATDSDGISTTQSVIIRPEKVDVTFDAPIDNYLFSLDGLTRLGDFTHDTVINFNHTIEAQYSYVYQGFEYTFSHWEDDPTNTNPVREFIVPEQDVTFRPVYEQGDFVDNALALNGTGGIAVPNLVVGQDVGDFTVEAWVKFAPNNPVNNIDGLISSGTFSSGNDLNFHAGKFRLFSSTSGDVIIANHQSEADVWTHYAIARENGVMKIYVNGQLDQSQTTTWVDPLVIDNIGTGVQSAGLNGELDELRIWSIARSQAEIAANMEQGIASDTSGLERYYQFDGGIIDVTGNSNSVPLPSSAQLVPSTIPIISEPIGNLSPIAVDDEATVLANSTTHLHILDNDSDPDGTINPQVVEILDGPSHGTLEMMDTQAELDERNKGPHHFGHAEYTPTTDFTGVDTFTYRVQDDEGAWSNPATVTVTVESDTPLPTPNQALSLNGRGGVDIDDLTLSGDFTIESWVKFTEGQSINNKDALVSSGTFGDGNDLNFHAGKARLYSSSYSNYDPVIANQSSTTGEWQHYAFVREAGITQIYIDGVLDATSSDTWTDDFLVDYIGTGVQSRGLDGALDELRIWSIARSQAEIAANMEQGIASDTSGLERYYQFDGGIIDVTGNSSPAPLPSSAELVDSTAWL from the coding sequence ATGGACAACCACCAACATTCACATAACTCCGACCACAACTCCGATCACAACAATTCATCTGGAGAGTTTATTGATACCCAAGTAGCTGGTGGTTTAGTGCTGCCCACAGATATGGCTTTTCTGCCAGATGGTCGCATGCTGGTTATCGAGAAAAGTGGATTAATCAAGATTTTTGAAGATCCAACAGTTCCGAATAGTAATACTGAAATATACATGGATCTAAGCGATCAAGTTTTTGACGATAAAGAGCGGGGCTTACTAGCCATTGAACTTGATCCGAACTTTGAAACAAATGGCCACTTTTATCTCTTCTACACCAATAGTGATGAGAGTAGAACAACCGTTTCACGCTTCCAACACGTAGAAAATAGCGGTGGTGTATCCAGTCGAGGCGAAATAGGTAACGAAACTGTCCTGTGGCAGGAACATGACATTGTCTCTAGCTGTTGCCATCAGGGGGGAGGCCTAGCGATTGCCTATGAACCCATTGATGGAAATGATCCTAGCCCTTATAAAATTTACATCACTGTCGGAGAAGAGTTTGATGGGCCGAAGTCGCAAGATTTGACCCACGATGATGGAAAAGTCCACCGCATTAATCTAACGGATGGTTCTATTCCCGCTGATAATCCTTACTATGAGGCAGCAACAGCAGGGAGCTACACACCGGAAATTGACACAAGTTCTGCCGCCAATTCCGCAGGCATTTTACAAACTATTTATTCCTACGGTCTACGTAATCCTTTTAGAGCTTCTTACGACCAAGAATCTGAGACTTTATTTATCGGGGAAGTGGGGGGCAACAATAATCGGACAGCTCAAGAAGATATCCATATTGCAGCTCCTGGTGCAAACCATGGGTGGCCAGCTTATGAAGGATTTTTTAACCCCACAAATGATCCCGGTAATCCCCTTCATAGTTACCCTCATCTAAATGGTCCCGGACAAGGTGCAGTACCGTACTTTGGGGCGAACGGGGCTTCTGTGACAGGGGGCTTAGTTTATCGCGGTACAGATTTTCCTGAGGAATATCAAGGGGCATATTTTTATGGGGATTGGGTTCGGAACTGGATTCGTTATCTAGAGCTAGACTACTCTGGCGATCGCCCCGTTGTCGTTCAAGACAACTTTTTTAAAAACGCAACAGGTCAAGTACTAGCCTTCGAAGAAGGTCCCGATGGCGCTCTTTACTACATCACCACCTTTCAGACGGGTAATATTTTTACATTTCAAGGAGCTGTCAACCGCTTAGATTGGAGTCAAGGCAACTCCGCCCCAGCCGGAGCAGGCATTATCCTAACCCCAGAAGAATTAGAAAGCCCTGTCGTTAACCACACAGTAACCTTTGAGGCTGATGTCATTGATCCAGATGGAGATGCTTTAAGTTATCTATGGTCTTTTGGGGACGGCATCGACTTTGACGGAGACGGCGTTGGTGACACAGCCACATCAACAGACCCCAACCCAACCTACACCTATACCGAAAAAGGTCAATACACTGTTGAGCTTGTGGTTACCGATGAAAATGGAGCCGCCACAGTATTCGACTCAAAAACCATTATTGTCGGTCAAAGACCAGAAGTAACCATTGCCACACCTTTAGAAGGTGGACTTTTCCGGGCAGGCGAAACCTTGACCTTCACTGGCAGTGCCATCGACCCAGAAGATGGAGTGTTATCAGATGATAACGTCGTATGGTCAGCTATTTTCTTACACAACGAACATACCCATCCGGGCATTAGTGGTGTACCGAATCAAACAGGTGGTGTGACATTTACCATTGAAGACTTTGGTCACGATTATAGCTCCGATACAGGCTACGAAGTCTTTCTCACAGCTACAGATAGTGACGGTATCAGCACCACCCAGTCAGTAATTATTCGCCCCGAAAAAGTGGACGTAACTTTTGATGCCCCCATTGACAACTATCTTTTCTCCTTAGATGGTCTCACTCGCCTGGGGGACTTTACTCACGACACTGTTATTAATTTTAACCACACTATTGAAGCCCAATATAGCTATGTTTATCAGGGCTTTGAATATACCTTCTCCCATTGGGAAGATGATCCAACAAATACTAACCCTGTCCGTGAATTTATAGTTCCAGAACAAGATGTCACATTTCGACCAGTTTACGAACAAGGTGACTTTGTCGATAATGCTCTAGCTCTAAATGGGACTGGAGGGATTGCTGTCCCGAATCTCGTAGTAGGACAGGATGTTGGTGATTTCACCGTAGAAGCATGGGTGAAGTTTGCGCCAAATAATCCCGTTAATAATATTGATGGGTTAATCAGCTCAGGTACTTTTAGCAGTGGCAATGATTTAAACTTTCACGCCGGTAAATTTCGTCTTTTTAGCTCAACGAGTGGAGATGTAATTATCGCGAATCATCAAAGTGAAGCTGATGTGTGGACTCACTATGCGATCGCCCGAGAAAACGGCGTAATGAAAATCTACGTCAATGGCCAACTCGATCAATCCCAAACAACAACCTGGGTAGACCCTTTAGTCATTGACAACATCGGTACCGGTGTTCAATCAGCTGGCCTCAATGGTGAGTTGGATGAGCTACGTATCTGGTCGATTGCCCGTTCCCAAGCTGAGATTGCAGCCAATATGGAACAGGGCATTGCCAGTGATACTAGTGGTTTGGAGCGTTACTACCAGTTTGACGGCGGCATCATTGATGTTACAGGCAATTCTAATTCCGTACCTCTCCCCAGCTCTGCTCAGTTAGTGCCATCAACAATACCCATCATCTCTGAACCTATCGGTAACTTATCTCCCATTGCTGTCGATGACGAAGCCACTGTCCTCGCTAACAGCACCACCCATCTTCACATCCTTGATAACGACTCTGACCCTGATGGCACCATCAACCCTCAAGTTGTTGAAATTCTTGATGGGCCTAGCCATGGCACCTTGGAGATGATGGATACCCAAGCAGAACTCGACGAGCGAAACAAAGGGCCTCATCACTTCGGGCATGCTGAATATACACCCACCACTGACTTTACTGGTGTCGATACTTTTACTTATCGCGTTCAAGATGATGAAGGTGCTTGGTCTAATCCTGCTACCGTCACTGTCACTGTAGAATCTGACACTCCTTTACCCACACCAAACCAAGCACTTTCCCTTAACGGCCGTGGTGGTGTCGATATCGATGACCTCACTTTATCTGGCGACTTCACCATCGAATCTTGGGTCAAATTCACTGAAGGTCAATCTATTAACAATAAAGATGCTCTCGTTAGCTCAGGAACCTTTGGTGATGGTAATGACTTAAACTTCCACGCTGGTAAAGCTCGTCTCTACAGTTCTAGTTACAGCAACTATGATCCTGTTATTGCCAACCAATCTTCCACAACTGGGGAATGGCAGCACTATGCTTTTGTTCGAGAAGCGGGCATTACGCAAATCTATATTGATGGTGTTTTGGATGCTACATCTTCTGATACTTGGACTGATGATTTCCTCGTCGATTACATTGGTACTGGTGTTCAATCCAGAGGTCTAGATGGCGCATTAGATGAACTTCGTATTTGGTCGATTGCCCGTTCCCAAGCTGAGATTGCAGCCAATATGGAACAGGGCATTGCCAGTGATACTAGTGGTTTGGAGCGTTATTACCAGTTTGACGGCGGCATCATTGATGTTACGGGCAATTCTAGTCCTGCGCCTTTACCCAGCTCTGCTGAGTTGGTTGATTCTACGGCCTGGCTCTAG
- a CDS encoding DUF928 domain-containing protein: MMNKQKLLFGTFGLVCSVSLNLTQAIATPSSSQFLSESKNNIATILPVPPSSARSEATFGTGHVGGMKRCGKKMNWELFRLLLPTGDVVETLATEPSLWFYLPAPVRRPLYVKAEFTVWRSSNEPEEEDDLIHSQTIPTPLAESGLLQIQLPKNLLKEDEEYWWDFTVQMDSFDRSADAYIHGALRLQTIEQISLLKDANTLESLIKVLKGEGSYLSFDQKRALELASSLKDSSNKKAIAKVEKELRQHFMQIHEEYEQLNTLISTSSNASDFSSIGFPFLTVVQRQKMLELAQLSAFFNIWGDTMNFAALNREAHPELWEMSLEKIFRDHELTAELNQKETIENILDVFSEAPDYPR; this comes from the coding sequence ATGATGAATAAACAAAAGTTACTTTTTGGGACTTTCGGATTGGTTTGCAGTGTGAGTCTAAACCTGACACAGGCGATCGCCACACCCTCTTCCTCTCAATTTTTGTCGGAAAGCAAGAACAATATCGCCACAATACTTCCCGTGCCGCCAAGTAGTGCTCGCAGTGAAGCAACCTTTGGAACTGGACATGTAGGAGGCATGAAACGATGCGGTAAAAAAATGAATTGGGAATTATTCCGTCTTTTATTGCCGACAGGGGATGTTGTTGAGACATTAGCTACAGAGCCAAGTCTCTGGTTTTACCTTCCCGCCCCCGTCAGAAGACCTCTGTATGTTAAAGCAGAATTTACTGTGTGGCGTAGCAGTAACGAACCCGAAGAAGAGGACGATCTGATTCACTCCCAAACTATTCCAACTCCATTGGCGGAGAGTGGTTTACTCCAAATTCAACTGCCCAAAAACCTATTGAAAGAGGATGAAGAGTACTGGTGGGATTTCACTGTGCAGATGGATTCTTTTGACCGTAGTGCAGATGCTTATATTCATGGTGCGCTGCGTTTACAAACGATAGAACAAATTTCATTATTAAAGGATGCAAACACCCTAGAAAGTTTAATTAAGGTACTAAAAGGTGAAGGCTCATATTTATCCTTCGATCAAAAACGCGCTTTAGAGCTTGCTTCAAGCCTCAAAGATAGTTCTAACAAGAAGGCGATCGCCAAAGTCGAAAAAGAATTACGCCAGCATTTTATGCAGATCCACGAAGAATATGAACAACTTAATACATTAATTTCAACATCATCGAATGCCTCTGATTTTTCATCTATCGGATTTCCATTTCTCACAGTCGTTCAACGTCAGAAAATGTTGGAGTTAGCTCAGTTATCAGCTTTTTTCAATATTTGGGGAGACACCATGAATTTTGCTGCACTCAACCGTGAAGCCCATCCAGAATTATGGGAAATGTCCTTAGAAAAGATTTTTCGTGACCATGAGCTGACTGCTGAACTTAACCAAAAGGAAACGATTGAGAACATTCTGGACGTGTTTAGTGAAGCGCCAGATTATCCGCGCTAA